One window of the Candidatus Izemoplasmatales bacterium genome contains the following:
- a CDS encoding L-serine ammonia-lyase, iron-sulfur-dependent, subunit alpha encodes MKSIRELYKIGYGPSSSHTMGPQKACALFRRAHPDAVRFKVTLYGSLALTGKGHLTDVVIRETLKDVEIVFDPTYVLAHPNTLDIVGHAADGGEYRWRVYSVGGGSIRIEGDDEDVTPDVYPHSSFEAIRAYCETEGIRLYEYVERFEGPAIWDFLRAVYQTMNDAIARGLKAEGTLPGELGISRKAKMLLQSALPHEPQDIVESRTVSAYAYAVSEENASGHLVVTAPTCGSSGVVPAVMRYLKNRRRLTVRRCLEGLATAALVGNLIKHNASISGAIAGCQAEVGAAVAMAAAMAAEIDGLPINAIDYAAEVSLEHHLGLTCDPVLGYVQIPCIERNAVGALRAIDACGLAYFLAPTHRITLDMAIETMYRTGRDIHHKYRETAIGGLAEEYAKRFRTGGKEGE; translated from the coding sequence ATGAAATCGATCAGGGAACTCTACAAAATCGGATACGGTCCTTCGAGTTCCCATACGATGGGGCCTCAGAAGGCCTGCGCCCTCTTCCGCCGCGCCCATCCGGACGCCGTCCGCTTCAAGGTCACGCTCTACGGGTCCCTCGCCCTCACCGGCAAGGGACATCTGACCGACGTCGTGATCCGGGAGACGCTCAAGGACGTCGAGATCGTCTTCGATCCGACCTATGTCCTCGCCCACCCGAACACGCTCGACATCGTCGGCCATGCCGCTGACGGCGGCGAGTACCGCTGGCGCGTCTACAGCGTCGGCGGCGGTTCGATTAGGATCGAGGGCGACGACGAGGACGTGACCCCCGACGTCTATCCGCATTCGTCCTTCGAAGCGATCCGCGCCTATTGCGAGACCGAAGGCATCCGCCTCTACGAGTACGTCGAGCGCTTCGAGGGCCCGGCCATCTGGGATTTCCTCCGTGCCGTCTACCAGACGATGAACGATGCGATCGCGCGCGGCCTCAAGGCCGAGGGAACGCTTCCCGGAGAACTCGGGATCAGCCGCAAGGCGAAGATGCTCCTTCAGAGCGCCCTACCCCACGAACCTCAGGACATCGTCGAAAGCCGCACCGTCTCCGCCTATGCCTATGCCGTCTCCGAGGAGAACGCAAGCGGCCATCTCGTCGTCACGGCACCGACCTGCGGCTCGAGCGGTGTCGTGCCCGCGGTCATGCGCTATCTCAAGAACCGCCGGCGACTGACAGTCCGGAGATGCCTCGAGGGACTCGCGACCGCCGCCCTCGTAGGCAATCTGATCAAGCACAACGCCTCGATCAGCGGCGCGATCGCCGGCTGTCAGGCGGAAGTCGGCGCCGCCGTCGCGATGGCCGCGGCGATGGCCGCGGAGATCGACGGACTGCCGATCAACGCGATCGACTACGCCGCCGAGGTTTCGCTCGAGCATCATCTGGGACTCACCTGCGATCCCGTGCTCGGCTATGTCCAGATCCCCTGCATCGAACGCAACGCCGTCGGCGCGCTTCGTGCGATCGACGCCTGCGGATTGGCGTACTTCCTCGCGCCGACGCACCGGATCACGCTCGACATGGCGATCGAGACGATGTACCGGACCGGCAGGGACATCCATCACAAGTATCGCGAGACCGCCATCGGCGGACTCGCGGAAGAATACGCGAAACGGTTCAGGACCGGCGGAAAGGAGGGCGAATGA
- a CDS encoding MFS transporter, with product MDADIRPENAGAKVRVFQNRNFALLFWGIFVSNIAHVFFNFAIGFYIYEVTIPLVGAADAEILKAVYIALAGILLVILSPIGGVLADRWNKARIMVVTDFVRGITILVSGAVVFLVDSNLVKLVVLFAMEVVLASNAAIFGPASGSLLRFIVSDEELQPGASYLQMSNSFQSIIGLVFAAALYSRLGIGWIFVMNGVAYVLSAVSEMFIRYEHHRAETDAITMRDVVRDIGAGIRYIASEKAIVAILVMALMINFFISPIFSNGMQNFVYFRFAQESGYLLSNVWDPTTWFGAFSIALSIASIAMSFILSRKPTRQSYAKPLKTAFMGFVVAMSGICATIALYYYDVVPIDFVLVAVLILMFVSGLGLVAFNVPLGLVMQRKVRKDMLGKVSAVTSTLSQALIPIASLLAGFVIARAGNQVFFIAAALGMIAVSAWFLPNKASNQI from the coding sequence ATGGACGCCGACATTCGGCCTGAAAACGCAGGGGCGAAGGTCCGGGTCTTCCAAAACCGGAACTTCGCCCTTTTATTCTGGGGTATCTTCGTCTCCAACATCGCCCACGTCTTCTTCAACTTCGCGATCGGATTCTACATCTACGAGGTTACCATTCCGCTCGTCGGAGCGGCCGATGCGGAGATCCTGAAGGCGGTTTACATCGCCCTCGCCGGGATCCTCCTCGTCATCCTCTCGCCGATCGGCGGCGTCCTCGCCGACCGCTGGAACAAGGCGAGGATCATGGTCGTGACCGATTTCGTCCGCGGGATCACGATCCTCGTTTCCGGCGCCGTCGTCTTCCTCGTCGACTCGAACCTCGTCAAGCTCGTCGTCCTGTTCGCGATGGAGGTCGTCCTCGCGTCGAACGCCGCGATCTTCGGACCGGCGTCAGGATCGCTCCTCCGGTTCATCGTGAGCGACGAGGAACTCCAGCCCGGCGCCTCGTACCTGCAGATGTCGAACAGCTTCCAGTCGATCATCGGGCTCGTGTTCGCCGCCGCGCTCTATTCGCGCCTCGGCATCGGCTGGATCTTCGTGATGAACGGAGTCGCCTATGTCCTTTCCGCCGTCTCCGAGATGTTCATCCGCTACGAGCACCATCGCGCCGAAACCGATGCGATCACGATGCGCGACGTCGTCAGGGACATCGGCGCCGGCATCCGCTACATCGCCTCCGAAAAGGCGATCGTCGCGATCCTGGTGATGGCGCTGATGATCAACTTCTTCATCTCGCCGATCTTTTCCAACGGGATGCAGAACTTCGTCTACTTCCGTTTCGCCCAGGAATCCGGATACCTGCTTTCGAACGTCTGGGATCCGACAACCTGGTTCGGCGCCTTCTCGATCGCGCTTTCCATCGCCTCGATCGCGATGTCGTTCATCCTTTCGCGGAAGCCGACGCGTCAGAGCTATGCGAAGCCGCTCAAGACCGCGTTCATGGGGTTCGTCGTCGCAATGTCGGGAATCTGCGCCACGATCGCCCTCTACTACTACGACGTCGTTCCGATCGATTTCGTCCTCGTCGCCGTACTGATCCTGATGTTCGTCTCCGGCCTCGGACTGGTGGCGTTCAACGTGCCGCTCGGACTGGTGATGCAGCGAAAGGTCCGGAAGGACATGCTCGGAAAAGTCTCGGCGGTCACGTCGACGCTCTCGCAGGCGCTCATCCCGATCGCCTCCCTGCTCGCCGGCTTCGTGATCGCGAGAGCCGGAAACCAGGTCTTCTTCATCGCCGCCGCCCTCGGCATGATCGCCGTGTCGGCCTGGTTTCTCCCCAACAAGGCATCGAATCAGATCTGA